A region from the Ciconia boyciana chromosome 1, ASM3463844v1, whole genome shotgun sequence genome encodes:
- the KCNA6 gene encoding potassium voltage-gated channel subfamily A member 6 has protein sequence MRAEEPLALAAPRAGGGEAEAEAPGEERSGGSCCSSERLVINISGLRFETQLRTLSIFPDTLLGDPSRRVRYFDPLRNEYFFDRNRPSFDAILYYYQSGGRLRRPVHVPLDIFLEEIRFYQLGQEAIETFREDEGFIQEEEKPLPQHHFQRQVWLLFEYPESSGPARAIAIVSVLVILISIVIFCLETLPEFRQEPKGAQPGFGEAAPPGDEALLPPPPPPSGTPPPLRPAAGAGPFFTDPFFLIETLCIIWFSFELLVRFFACPSKPEFSRNIMNIIDIVAIIPYFITLGTELAQQQQQKQQPGSSSNNGGQQQAMSLAILRVIRLVRVFRIFKLSRHSKGLQILGKTLQASMRELGLLIFFLFIGVILFSSAVYFAETDDPDSLFTSIPDAFWWAVVSMTTVGYGDMYPMTIGGKIVGSLCAIAGVLTIALPVPVIVSNFNYFYHRETDHEEQCQYTHVTCGQQQSPFSEPKKGDSNQSLSKSEFLEAEDLESMKYSNFIPPNNQGYKEKKMLTEV, from the coding sequence ATGCGGGCGGAGGAGCCGCTGGCGCTggcggccccgcgggcgggcggcggcgaggcGGAGGCGGAGGCGCCGGGCGAGGAGCGGAGCGgcggcagctgctgcagcagcgaGCGGCTGGTGATCAACATCTCGGGGCTGCGGTTCGAGACGCAGCTGCGGACCCTCTCCATCTTCCCCGACACGCTGCTGGGCGACCCCAGCCGCCGGGTGCGCTACTTCGACCCGCTCCGCAACGAGTACTTCTTCGACCGCAACCGGCCCAGCTTCGACGCCATCCTCTACTACTACCAGTCCGGGGGGCGGCTCCGCCGGCCGGTCCATGTGCCCCTCGACATCTTCCTGGAGGAGATCCGCTTCTACCAGCTGGGCCAGGAGGCCATCGAGACCTTCCGGGAGGACGAGGGCTTCATTcaagaggaggagaagcccctgccccagcaccacTTCCAGCGCCAGGTCTGGCTGCTCTTTGAGTACCCCGAGAGCTCCGGGCCGGCCCGGGCCATCGCCATCGTCTCCGTGCTGGTCATCCTCATCTCCATCGTCATCTTCTGCCTGGAGACCCTGCCCGAGTTCCGCCAGGAGCCCAAGGGCGCCCAGCCCGGGTTTGGGGAGGCGGCTCCGCCCGGCGACGAggcgctgctgccgccgccgccgccgcccagcGGGACTCCGCCGCCCctgcgccccgccgccggcgccggcCCCTTCTTCACCGACCCCTTCTTCCTCATCGAGACCCTCTGCATCATCTGGTTCTCCTTTGAGCTCCTCGTCCGCTTCTTCGCCTGCCCCAGCAAGCCCGAGTTTTCCCGCAACATCATGAACATCATCGACATCGTGGCCATCATCCCCTACTTCATCACTCTGGGCACCGAGctggcccagcagcagcagcagaagcagcagcccggcagcagcagcaacaatgGGGGCCAGCAGCAAGCCATGTCCCTGGCCATCCTCAGAGTTATCCGCCTGGTCAGAGTCTTCAGGATCTTCAAGCTCTCCAGGCACTCCAAAGGGCTGCAGATCTTGGGGAAGACTCTCCAGGCCAGCATGAGGGAGCTGGGCCTCctcatcttcttcctcttcattgGGGTGATCCTCTTCTCCAGTGCTGTCTACTTTGCAGAGACTGATGACCCTGACTCCCTGTTCACCAGCATCCCTGATGCTTTTTGGTGGGCGGTGGTGTCCATGACCACCGTGGGCTATGGGGACATGTACCCCATGACGATTGGTGGCAAGATTGTGGGCTCCTTGTGTGCCATCGCAGGTGTGCTCACCATTGCCCTCCCTGTTCCTGTCATCGTGTCCAACTTCAACTACTTCTACCACCGAGAGACTGATCATGAAGAGCAGTGCCAGTACACCCACGTCACCTGCGGCCAGCAGCAGTCACCGTTCTCTGAGCCCAAGAAAGGGGACAGTAATCAGTCTCTCAGCAAATCTGAATTCCTGGAAGCAGAAGACCTGGAGTCCATGAAATATTCCAACTTCATTCCTCCCAACAACCAGGGTTATAAAGAGAAGAAGATGCTGACAGAGGTGTGA